The proteins below are encoded in one region of Bremerella sp. P1:
- a CDS encoding lysophospholipid acyltransferase family protein, translating to MRKTHPPWIARTGGAALVTMVKSMMSSLDVRAMYVQAQNDPANPFCPRRGIYIFWHEYIIIPFALRGHCNLSMLLSRHRDAEWLAHAASIMGFGTVRGSSNWGSIAALKELIKVSRTQHLAITPDGPRGPRREMAQGPIYLASKLQMPIIPMGFGMDRPYRLGTWDKFAIPRPFSRARMIMGQAIEIPRRVSKEDVEFHRVEVQRVLNHLTVAAEKWAESHLPGENEVSFFATATPLEKQKETSAKGRFWLQAAQRDYLVAKPTVEVPSAEQAEPTILPFRSAS from the coding sequence ATGCGAAAAACTCATCCTCCCTGGATTGCCCGTACCGGTGGCGCGGCCCTGGTGACGATGGTTAAATCGATGATGAGTTCGCTCGATGTGCGAGCGATGTACGTTCAGGCCCAGAACGATCCGGCGAATCCCTTCTGTCCGCGGCGAGGGATCTACATCTTCTGGCACGAGTACATCATCATTCCCTTTGCCTTGCGTGGGCACTGCAACCTGTCGATGCTTTTAAGCCGACATCGTGACGCCGAGTGGCTGGCCCATGCGGCTTCAATCATGGGATTTGGTACGGTACGTGGTTCTTCCAACTGGGGAAGTATCGCCGCGCTGAAGGAACTGATCAAGGTTTCGCGTACCCAGCACTTGGCGATCACGCCAGATGGACCTCGAGGCCCACGCCGTGAAATGGCTCAAGGTCCGATCTATCTCGCCTCCAAATTGCAGATGCCGATCATACCGATGGGCTTTGGGATGGACCGACCCTATCGACTCGGAACGTGGGATAAGTTTGCTATCCCCCGCCCTTTCAGCCGAGCCCGCATGATCATGGGACAGGCCATCGAAATCCCTCGTAGGGTTTCCAAGGAAGACGTCGAGTTTCATCGCGTCGAAGTGCAGCGTGTTCTCAATCACCTGACGGTCGCCGCGGAAAAGTGGGCTGAGTCACACCTGCCCGGCGAGAACGAAGTCTCCTTCTTTGCAACGGCCACCCCGCTTGAAAAGCAAAAGGAAACTTCCGCCAAAGGTCGCTTTTGGCTCCAAGCCGCGCAGCGCGACTATCTCGTAGCCAAGCCGACGGTCGAAGTACCTAGCGCAGAACAAGCCGAGCCCACGATCTTGCCGTTTCGCTCGGCTTCGTAG
- the dapF gene encoding diaminopimelate epimerase: MSQLRFTKMHGAGNDYVYVNLFEEQLPAPPEKLAPLVSDRHFGIGGDGLILITPSEVADARMRMFNADGSEAEMCGNGLRCVAKYVYDHGIAKKDQLSLETGAGVLSVQLETDGDLAKRVTVNMGEPILDASKIPTTFGESPVVNQRLEAGGREFEVTCVSMGNPHCVIFVDKADDDLVLKIGPQIEKAAQFPARVNVEFIEIISPTEVRQRTWERGSGETLACGTGASAVCVAGVLTGKLERRILNHLLGGDLELHWNESDNHVYMTGPAEEVFSGIWPIPDGVPLYSQLA, translated from the coding sequence ATGTCGCAACTGCGTTTTACCAAGATGCACGGAGCCGGAAACGACTACGTGTATGTCAATTTGTTTGAAGAACAGCTTCCGGCCCCGCCCGAAAAGCTGGCTCCTTTGGTTTCGGATCGTCATTTCGGAATTGGGGGCGATGGCCTGATCTTGATCACGCCGTCCGAAGTCGCTGATGCCCGGATGCGGATGTTCAATGCAGACGGCTCGGAAGCCGAAATGTGTGGCAACGGGCTTCGCTGCGTCGCTAAGTACGTCTACGACCATGGCATCGCGAAAAAGGACCAGCTATCGCTGGAAACGGGGGCTGGTGTGCTTTCGGTGCAGTTGGAAACCGACGGCGATTTGGCCAAGCGTGTCACCGTGAACATGGGCGAGCCAATCCTCGACGCCTCGAAGATTCCCACAACCTTCGGTGAAAGCCCGGTCGTCAATCAACGTCTGGAAGCCGGCGGACGCGAATTTGAAGTAACGTGCGTTTCGATGGGCAATCCGCACTGCGTCATCTTCGTTGATAAAGCCGATGACGACTTGGTCTTGAAGATCGGTCCGCAGATCGAGAAAGCGGCCCAGTTCCCTGCTCGGGTCAACGTCGAGTTCATCGAGATCATCAGTCCCACCGAAGTGCGTCAGCGTACTTGGGAACGTGGCAGTGGTGAAACGCTGGCCTGTGGCACCGGCGCTAGTGCCGTATGTGTCGCTGGCGTACTGACCGGCAAGTTAGAGCGACGGATCCTGAATCATCTCCTGGGTGGTGATTTGGAACTGCACTGGAACGAGTCCGACAATCACGTTTATATGACGGGTCCAGCCGAAGAAGTATTCAGTGGGATCTGGCCAATCCCTGACGGCGTGCCGCTTTATTCGCAACTCGCCTAA